The proteins below come from a single Prolixibacter sp. NT017 genomic window:
- a CDS encoding MBL fold metallo-hydrolase, whose protein sequence is MKITILNDNTAGKVCGAEHGLSFLVEADQTILFDTGPSDIIVRNARILGIDLKTIDAIALSHGHWDHANGLMHLGHKPLILHPDAFLSRYRKADHSPLGMPASRDELANRFEIIESREPYPISDELWFLGEIPRVTDFEAKETPFELEDGSDDFVPDDSGMVALTDHGLIVISGCAHAGICNMVLHAQKVIPGFPVYAVIGGFHLTNETERVEKTIEFMKARKVTRVIPSHCTGLPALARFYQEFGFMQVRTGNIIEL, encoded by the coding sequence ATGAAAATCACGATTCTGAATGACAATACAGCCGGCAAGGTTTGCGGTGCAGAGCACGGTCTCTCCTTTTTGGTTGAAGCCGACCAAACCATTTTGTTCGATACCGGCCCGTCGGATATCATCGTTCGCAATGCACGCATTCTCGGGATCGACCTGAAAACAATTGATGCCATCGCTTTGAGTCATGGTCACTGGGACCACGCCAACGGCCTGATGCACCTCGGGCACAAGCCACTCATTCTGCATCCCGATGCTTTTCTTTCCCGTTACCGGAAAGCAGACCATTCCCCCCTGGGTATGCCGGCAAGTCGTGATGAACTAGCAAACAGGTTCGAGATTATCGAAAGTCGTGAGCCTTACCCGATTTCAGATGAACTTTGGTTTTTAGGAGAAATTCCACGCGTCACCGATTTTGAGGCGAAGGAAACACCGTTTGAACTGGAAGATGGAAGCGATGATTTTGTTCCTGACGACTCGGGAATGGTTGCACTGACCGATCACGGGCTCATTGTAATTTCGGGATGCGCTCATGCCGGCATCTGCAACATGGTACTGCATGCGCAGAAAGTGATTCCCGGCTTTCCGGTTTATGCCGTTATCGGCGGCTTTCATCTCACCAATGAAACGGAACGCGTTGAGAAAACCATCGAATTTATGAAAGCGCGCAAGGTTACCCGCGTGATTCCCTCGCATTGTACGGGATTGCCGGCATTGGCCCGTTTTTACCAGGAGTTTGGGTTCATGCAGGTCCGGACAGGAAATATCATCGAGTTGTAG
- the rpmA gene encoding 50S ribosomal protein L27 yields MAHKKGVGSSKNGRESESKRLGVKIYGGQVAKAGNILVRQRGTAHHPGANVGMGKDHTLFALIDGTVKFQKRRNDRSYVSVEPYTEAE; encoded by the coding sequence ATGGCACATAAAAAAGGAGTAGGTAGTTCCAAGAACGGTCGCGAATCGGAAAGTAAACGACTGGGAGTGAAAATTTATGGCGGCCAGGTTGCCAAAGCAGGTAACATTTTGGTACGTCAGCGTGGTACCGCTCATCATCCGGGTGCTAACGTAGGTATGGGTAAAGACCACACCTTGTTTGCCCTGATCGACGGAACCGTAAAATTCCAGAAAAGAAGGAACGATAGATCCTACGTATCGGTAGAACCGTATACAGAAGCTGAATAA
- a CDS encoding bifunctional nuclease family protein, with amino-acid sequence MRKIKLNILGLSYSQTQSGAYALVLSEDDGNRRIPIIIGAVEAQAIAIQLEGLKPPRPLTHDLFLNTALAFNINVVEVFIHKLEEGIFYAELVCEQDSNQITVDSRTSDAVALALRFECPIYTTEEILDKAGIILDFEEEENEDEESSDKEMVGPEEDEDSDYSVYSTEELNTMLDKAVSEEDYEKASEIRDEIQKRTKNK; translated from the coding sequence ATGAGAAAAATTAAACTTAATATTCTTGGATTATCCTACAGCCAAACCCAGTCGGGAGCTTACGCTCTCGTGCTGTCTGAAGATGATGGTAACAGGAGAATTCCAATCATAATCGGTGCTGTAGAAGCACAAGCTATTGCGATACAACTTGAAGGTTTAAAACCTCCCCGACCATTAACCCACGATCTGTTTTTAAACACGGCGCTGGCTTTTAATATCAATGTCGTCGAAGTTTTTATCCATAAACTGGAAGAGGGAATTTTCTACGCCGAGCTCGTTTGCGAACAAGACAGCAATCAGATAACTGTCGATTCCCGGACTTCGGATGCCGTTGCCCTAGCCCTCCGGTTTGAATGCCCTATTTATACCACCGAAGAGATTCTGGATAAAGCTGGCATCATTCTCGATTTCGAGGAAGAGGAAAACGAGGATGAAGAAAGCTCAGACAAAGAGATGGTCGGCCCGGAAGAGGACGAAGATTCAGACTACTCTGTCTATTCTACCGAAGAGCTCAACACCATGCTCGACAAAGCCGTCTCGGAAGAGGATTACGAAAAAGCCTCCGAAATCAGGGACGAAATCCAGAAAAGAACAAAAAATAAGTAA
- the serS gene encoding serine--tRNA ligase, which produces MLSLKFIQENPDWVVERLAVKEFDAREIVDQVLELYRKRNETQNEVDSRKAEMNKLSKEIGMLFKSGKTDEANTAKARTAELKESIKEMDQEFDRIDEELMELQVQLPNIPSELVPAGKTAEDNLVVDEGGVKPELGENAKPHWELAEQYDLINFELGVKITGAGFPVYKGWGARLQRALINFFLDQARENGFTEVQPPYVVNEASGFGTGQLPDKEGQMYHATVDNLYLIPTAEVPVTNIFRDVIVDAKELPIKYTAYSACFRREAGSYGKDVRGLNRLHQFDKVEIVQVAHPDKSYEVLDGMVSYVKSLVEKLELPFRIVRLCGGDMSFTSALTYDFEVWSAAQERWLEVSSVSNFEAFQANRLKLRFREEGQKKPQIAHTLNGSALALPRIVAALLENNQTPEGIRVPKVLVPYMGTEIIK; this is translated from the coding sequence ATGTTAAGTCTGAAATTTATCCAGGAAAACCCTGATTGGGTAGTCGAACGTTTAGCCGTAAAGGAGTTCGACGCGCGTGAGATTGTTGACCAGGTTCTAGAACTGTACAGGAAGCGAAACGAAACCCAGAATGAGGTGGATTCGCGCAAAGCGGAAATGAATAAACTCTCGAAGGAGATCGGCATGTTATTTAAATCGGGAAAAACCGATGAAGCTAATACCGCTAAAGCCCGTACCGCAGAACTGAAAGAGTCGATCAAGGAGATGGATCAGGAGTTCGACCGGATAGATGAAGAGTTGATGGAATTGCAGGTTCAGTTGCCGAATATTCCTTCGGAACTGGTTCCGGCCGGTAAAACAGCTGAAGATAATTTAGTCGTTGACGAAGGTGGTGTAAAACCGGAGCTTGGCGAAAATGCCAAACCACACTGGGAGTTGGCCGAACAATACGACCTCATCAACTTCGAGTTGGGTGTGAAAATTACCGGGGCCGGTTTCCCTGTATACAAAGGATGGGGAGCCCGTTTGCAGCGTGCGCTTATCAACTTTTTCCTCGATCAGGCCCGCGAAAACGGTTTTACCGAAGTGCAACCTCCTTATGTAGTGAACGAAGCCTCAGGATTTGGCACCGGCCAACTTCCCGATAAGGAAGGACAAATGTATCACGCGACGGTTGACAATCTTTATCTGATTCCGACGGCTGAGGTTCCGGTAACCAACATCTTTAGAGATGTGATTGTGGATGCGAAGGAGCTGCCTATTAAATATACAGCCTATTCGGCTTGTTTCCGTCGCGAGGCCGGTTCGTACGGAAAAGATGTTCGCGGACTGAACCGTTTGCACCAGTTCGACAAAGTAGAAATAGTACAAGTGGCCCATCCCGATAAATCGTACGAAGTGCTCGACGGAATGGTTAGCTACGTGAAATCGCTGGTCGAAAAGCTCGAGCTGCCGTTCCGCATTGTGCGTCTTTGCGGTGGCGATATGAGTTTCACTTCGGCGTTAACCTACGACTTTGAAGTATGGTCGGCAGCCCAGGAGCGCTGGCTCGAAGTTTCGTCGGTATCCAACTTCGAGGCTTTCCAGGCCAACCGGTTGAAATTGCGCTTCCGCGAAGAAGGACAAAAGAAACCGCAGATTGCGCATACGCTGAATGGTAGTGCCCTGGCATTGCCGCGTATTGTTGCCGCTCTGCTGGAAAACAACCAGACGCCCGAAGGTATTCGCGTACCGAAAGTGCTGGTGCCCTACATGGGAACTGAGATTATTAAGTAG
- a CDS encoding ATP-binding protein — MRKLWHQHRLLLFSIVFLGIAWFWEHLILDNAMLHHEVDRVSHVMEKKEASLDQVLNNIASTPTKIASERYSIDAANRWDQLAKQGITFNIFQGDSLIYWTSSETAFNDSLPKVSADNNLIKKLPTGWYMIKQMNTDSLTLVGYILIKQVYPYHNKYLRDHFPNDFKLPPDFLVHPQPASNPVYDVKDSNNRFLFSLEPTGELVTPEHDLFFPSGLYFIALLFFLIYTVQILNLRLPIRGPAKILLSIVIAFGIYYLVNQLDRPAIFEYLRLFSPVYFAAGSWLPSLGEFFLLSILLLYVALVFFRSLDVKDFQHPKWGKISLLLPFLFAAFYFTFSIFLFQILILNSSINFEFYQEMRISLPNVLGFISLVLQCLGFLLIALRLRFIARNILSLNQYLVTAVISALLALGVFILGGHAVNWFPFTFYIIVITALYFIRYDSLLKYRTTFLVVYSLLAALLFDHMLFVHVKTRNTNIQKVLAVNLASERDPAAELFLSDLEPRLHRDTLLQTLMVPPYDVLEQYLRKNYFTGFWRDYDLQVTVCGDQDSVLVKPDNDLHPCHAFFENMVSQSGVEIPGSDFYFMDKLNGRISYFGQMAFKSAVDGRPLTVFVELNSRLIPEGQGYPELLLDERAARKNRRDGFCYAKYYNDQLVDRSGKFAYTLSIKEYLHGKGEFHFYDLDGYSHCAYHISGDNYTVVSYPKMSFVKRLASFPYLFLLTYIAGLLVIGLNNPKGWYFFRRHWDFRRKIQFSLISILLGTLLIIGFGIIAYNYTQFKASIQENLNEKIRTVSAELEMRLGREDQISPDMENYLDYELIQLSDISWVDVNLFDAIGTLIATSRDEIYERGLTAPKMNPRAFYAMSVEHRTNYLHREKLGNMTFYSSYVPVFNNNNELLGYLNIPYLSKQNELMQQISGFIVAFLNVYIFLTLISVMVAVFISSRITSPLRTIEENLRGIQLGKANAKIEYRANDEIGRLVKEYNLKVDELAESADLLARSERESAWREMARQIAHEIKNPLTPMKLSIQYLQRARKQEKENFDEYFRQVTKTLIEQIETLSAIASAFSNFARMPKAHYEKLDLCDRLQEVTHLFDNNPGASVYFERPAVCPVFVLADKEQLSRAFINLVKNGMQAIPKTRKGTIEIKLNTEKEFAQVEISDNGMGVAEELRSKLFEPNFTTKTSGMGLGLAITKSIIENLSGKIWFETSPNQGTCFFIRLPLYSKELHENHDSE, encoded by the coding sequence ATGCGAAAACTCTGGCATCAACACCGGTTACTGCTTTTCTCGATTGTCTTTCTAGGCATTGCCTGGTTTTGGGAACACCTCATTCTTGACAACGCGATGCTTCATCATGAAGTAGATCGCGTTAGCCACGTGATGGAAAAAAAGGAAGCATCCCTCGATCAAGTTTTAAATAATATTGCCAGTACCCCAACTAAAATCGCTTCGGAACGCTATTCGATTGACGCAGCCAACCGCTGGGACCAACTTGCGAAACAAGGAATTACATTTAATATTTTTCAGGGTGATTCGCTAATTTACTGGACCTCTTCGGAAACTGCTTTCAATGACTCACTCCCCAAGGTCTCGGCAGACAACAATCTGATTAAAAAGCTCCCTACCGGCTGGTATATGATTAAACAGATGAACACCGATAGCCTTACACTGGTAGGTTATATACTAATAAAACAGGTTTATCCGTACCATAATAAATATTTGCGCGACCATTTTCCGAATGATTTCAAACTGCCTCCCGATTTTCTGGTCCACCCTCAACCGGCCTCTAATCCGGTTTACGATGTTAAGGACAGCAACAACCGGTTCCTGTTCTCGCTGGAGCCTACCGGCGAATTGGTCACGCCGGAACATGACCTGTTTTTTCCCTCTGGGTTGTATTTCATTGCGCTGCTTTTCTTCCTCATCTACACTGTACAAATTCTAAACCTGCGCCTTCCCATCCGGGGGCCTGCAAAAATACTGCTCAGTATCGTCATCGCTTTTGGGATTTACTACCTCGTCAATCAACTCGACCGACCCGCTATTTTCGAATACCTGCGACTCTTTTCGCCGGTTTATTTCGCCGCCGGTTCGTGGTTACCTTCGCTGGGGGAGTTTTTCCTGCTTTCCATCTTATTGCTTTACGTCGCGCTGGTATTTTTCCGATCGTTGGACGTCAAAGATTTTCAACATCCCAAATGGGGAAAAATTTCGCTATTGCTTCCTTTTCTTTTTGCTGCCTTTTACTTCACTTTCAGCATTTTTCTATTCCAGATTCTTATCCTGAACTCCTCTATCAACTTTGAGTTTTACCAGGAAATGAGAATCTCTCTTCCCAACGTTTTGGGATTCATATCACTGGTACTCCAGTGCCTGGGATTCCTCCTCATTGCTCTTCGTCTTCGGTTCATCGCCAGAAACATATTAAGTCTGAACCAATACCTGGTTACCGCCGTTATTTCTGCCCTTCTGGCCCTTGGAGTTTTCATCCTCGGCGGACATGCAGTCAACTGGTTTCCGTTTACTTTCTACATCATTGTCATCACCGCACTTTATTTTATCCGTTACGATTCCCTGCTGAAATACCGTACGACCTTCCTGGTGGTTTATTCGCTGCTGGCGGCTTTGCTTTTCGACCACATGCTGTTTGTACATGTCAAAACGCGCAATACCAACATTCAGAAAGTACTGGCTGTCAACCTGGCTTCAGAACGTGATCCGGCCGCAGAGCTTTTCCTCTCCGATTTGGAACCTCGTCTGCATCGAGATACCCTATTGCAAACGCTAATGGTTCCTCCGTACGATGTGTTGGAGCAGTATCTGAGAAAAAATTATTTCACCGGCTTTTGGCGTGATTACGATTTGCAGGTGACCGTTTGTGGTGACCAGGACAGCGTGCTGGTGAAACCCGACAACGACCTGCATCCTTGTCATGCTTTTTTCGAAAACATGGTTTCGCAAAGCGGCGTCGAAATCCCGGGCAGCGATTTCTATTTCATGGATAAACTAAACGGACGTATCTCCTACTTCGGGCAAATGGCGTTCAAGAGTGCAGTCGACGGGCGACCTCTGACCGTTTTTGTAGAACTGAATTCGCGGCTCATCCCGGAAGGACAAGGTTACCCCGAATTGTTGCTGGATGAACGAGCAGCCCGCAAGAATCGTCGTGACGGCTTCTGTTACGCAAAATACTACAACGACCAGCTGGTCGACCGAAGCGGAAAATTTGCTTATACACTGTCTATCAAAGAATACCTTCACGGAAAAGGTGAATTTCATTTCTACGATCTCGACGGTTATTCGCATTGTGCATACCACATTAGTGGTGACAACTATACAGTCGTCAGTTATCCGAAGATGTCTTTTGTCAAGCGACTGGCATCATTTCCTTACCTGTTCCTGCTGACTTACATTGCAGGACTTCTGGTGATCGGTCTGAATAATCCGAAAGGCTGGTATTTCTTCCGACGACACTGGGACTTCCGTCGAAAGATTCAGTTCTCTCTTATTTCAATCCTATTGGGGACACTGCTGATCATCGGATTTGGTATTATTGCCTACAACTACACACAGTTCAAGGCTTCCATTCAGGAAAACCTGAACGAAAAAATCAGGACCGTGTCAGCCGAACTGGAAATGCGGTTGGGACGGGAAGATCAGATTTCGCCTGACATGGAGAATTATCTCGATTATGAACTGATTCAACTATCAGATATTTCCTGGGTCGATGTTAACCTTTTCGATGCCATCGGAACATTGATTGCTACTTCGCGGGATGAGATTTATGAGCGTGGCCTCACCGCTCCGAAAATGAATCCACGCGCTTTCTACGCCATGTCGGTAGAACACCGGACCAACTATCTCCATCGCGAGAAACTTGGAAACATGACTTTCTACTCGTCATATGTGCCGGTCTTCAATAACAACAATGAATTGCTGGGGTACCTCAACATACCGTACCTGAGTAAACAGAACGAACTGATGCAGCAGATTTCCGGCTTCATCGTGGCTTTCCTCAACGTCTACATTTTCCTTACGCTCATCAGCGTGATGGTGGCGGTTTTTATCAGCAGCCGCATCACATCGCCACTACGCACCATCGAGGAGAACCTGCGCGGTATTCAGTTAGGAAAAGCCAACGCCAAAATCGAATATCGTGCGAATGACGAAATCGGAAGGTTGGTGAAAGAATATAACCTGAAGGTGGACGAACTGGCCGAAAGTGCCGACCTGCTGGCCCGATCGGAACGTGAAAGCGCCTGGCGCGAAATGGCGCGGCAGATTGCCCACGAGATAAAAAATCCGCTTACCCCGATGAAGCTGAGTATTCAGTACCTGCAACGGGCGCGGAAACAGGAAAAAGAAAACTTCGACGAGTATTTCAGGCAAGTGACCAAAACACTCATCGAGCAGATTGAAACATTATCAGCCATTGCTTCGGCTTTTTCCAACTTTGCCCGGATGCCGAAAGCACATTACGAAAAACTGGACCTTTGCGACCGCCTTCAGGAAGTGACCCACTTATTCGATAACAATCCGGGTGCATCGGTTTATTTTGAGCGACCGGCCGTTTGCCCCGTATTTGTTTTAGCTGACAAGGAACAACTCAGTCGCGCTTTTATTAACCTGGTGAAAAACGGCATGCAGGCCATTCCTAAAACCAGAAAAGGAACCATTGAAATTAAGCTGAATACCGAGAAGGAATTTGCCCAAGTGGAGATTTCCGACAATGGAATGGGGGTTGCCGAAGAGCTTCGGAGTAAACTGTTCGAGCCCAACTTTACAACCAAAACCAGCGGTATGGGACTGGGACTGGCCATTACCAAGAGCATCATTGAAAACCTGAGTGGAAAAATATGGTTCGAAACGTCGCCCAATCAGGGTACCTGTTTCTTTATCCGTTTACCACTTTACAGTAAAGAGCTCCATGAAAATCACGATTCTGAATGA
- the rplU gene encoding 50S ribosomal protein L21, producing MYAIVEIAGQQFKVEKDQKVFVHRLPNEEGADVEFDKVLLVDNEGEVKIGTPVVEGAKVTAKVLAHVKGDKVIVFKKKRRKGYRVKNGHRQSFTQIQIAEVVA from the coding sequence ATGTACGCTATTGTAGAAATTGCCGGACAGCAGTTCAAGGTTGAAAAAGACCAGAAGGTTTTTGTCCATCGTCTGCCTAATGAAGAAGGTGCAGATGTAGAGTTCGACAAAGTATTGCTGGTAGACAACGAAGGCGAAGTAAAAATTGGAACTCCCGTAGTGGAAGGGGCTAAGGTTACTGCCAAGGTGCTTGCACACGTAAAAGGTGACAAAGTAATTGTTTTCAAGAAGAAGCGCCGGAAAGGTTACCGGGTAAAAAACGGACACCGTCAGTCTTTTACTCAAATTCAAATTGCTGAAGTAGTTGCGTAA